The Mustela lutreola isolate mMusLut2 chromosome 3, mMusLut2.pri, whole genome shotgun sequence genome includes a region encoding these proteins:
- the C1QL2 gene encoding complement C1q-like protein 2, whose translation MALGLLIAVPLLLQAAPPGAAHYEMMGTCRMICDPYGAAPGGGPAGAKAPPPGPSTAALEVMQDLSANPPPPFIQGPKGDPGRPGKPGPRGPPGEPGPPGPRGPPGEKGDSGRPGLPGLQLTAGATGGVGVVGGGTGGGGDSEGEVTGALSAAFSGPKIAFYVGLKSPHEGYEVLKFDDVVTNLGNHYDPTTGKFSCQVRGIYFFTYHILMRGGDGTSMWADLCKNGQVRASAIAQDADQNYDYASNSVVLHLDSGDEVYVKLDGGKAHGGNNNKYSTFSGFLLYPD comes from the exons ATGGCGCTTGGGCTGCTCATCGCCGTGCCATTGCTGCTGCAGGCGGCGCCCCCCGGCGCGGCGCACTACGAGATGATGGGCACCTGCCGCATGATCTGCGACCCGTACGGCGCCGCACCCGGCGGGGGGCCCGCCGGCGCCAAGGCGCCGCCGCCGGGACCCAGCACTGCCGCGCTGGAAGTCATGCAGGACCTGAGCGCCAACCCTCCGCCCCCTTTCATCCAGGGACCCAAGGGCGACCCGGGGCGACCCGGCAAGCCGGGGCCACGGGGGCCCCCTGGAGAGCCGGGCCCTCCTGGACCCAGGGGTCCCCCGGGGGAGAAAGGCGATTCGGGACGACCCGGGCTGCCCGGCCTGCAGCTGACGGCGGGCGCGACTGGCGGTGTCGGGGTGGTAGGTGGCGGAACTGGGGGCGGCGGCGACTCCGAAGGCGAAGTGACCGGCGCGCTGAGCGCCGCCTTCAGCGGTCCGAAGATAGCCTTCTATGTGGGTCTTAAGAGCCCCCACGAAGGCTACGAGGTGCTCAAGTTCGACGACGTGGTCACCAATCTCGGCAATCACTACGACCCCACTACCGGCAAGTTCAGCTGCCAGGTGCGCGGTATCTACTTCTTCACCTACCACATTCTCATGCGCGGCGGCGACGGCACCAGCATGTGGGCGGACCTCTGCAAGAACGGGCAG GTCCGGGCCAGTGCCATCGCTCAGGACGCCGACCAGAACTACGACTATGCCAGTAACAGCGTGGTGCTGCACCTCGATTCAGGGGACGAGGTGTACGTGAAGCTGGACGGTGGGAAGGCGCACGgaggcaacaacaacaaatacagCACATTCTCGGGCTTTCTTCTGTACCCGGATTAG